In a single window of the Phocoena sinus isolate mPhoSin1 chromosome 7, mPhoSin1.pri, whole genome shotgun sequence genome:
- the LOC116757064 gene encoding uncharacterized protein LOC116757064 has protein sequence MPLAISVALTFPSAMMASYYLLLQTYVLLLEAVMNGISLFFCDSELLLEVLTLGCFLQYGQDLKYKNFSQQPSQAETTHTSGTLAIPVRNGGSSCPGKGCSFSSAQTPWGTNQA, from the coding sequence ATGCCACTTGCTATTAGTGTGGCCTTGACCTTCCCATCTGCCATGATGGCCTCCTATTACCTGCTGCTGCAGACCTACGTGCTCCTTCTGGAAGCCGTCATGAACGGCATCTCGCTCTTCTTCTGTGACTCAGAGCTGCTGCTTGAGGTGCTCACCCTTGGCTGCTTTCTCCAGTATGGACAGGATTTGAAGTACAAAAATTTCAGCCAGCAGCCCTCACAGGCTGAGACCACACATACCTCTGGTACTTTAGCCATACCAGTGAGAAACGGTGGGTCAAGTTGTCCTGGGAAAGGTTGCAGCTTTTCCTCAGCACAGACTCCTTGGGGAACAAACCAAGCATAA